A genomic window from Struthio camelus isolate bStrCam1 chromosome 2, bStrCam1.hap1, whole genome shotgun sequence includes:
- the ZNF804B gene encoding zinc finger protein 804B isoform X1, with translation MACYLVISSRHLSNGHYRGIKGVFRGPLCKKGARSPDYAEKEKAAAKALEDVKANFYCELCDKQYHKHQEFDNHINSYDHAHKQRLKDLKQREFARNVASKSWKDEKKQEKALKRLHQLAELRKQSECITENGPMLKAPRLVVEKEQSPDEIFLYKGGKFMTGTQTTAMGEGQGFPRSILEKQQLIISRHRSPTERLNMVGNQVSRVFPRSTSASQRTGVSFSFSKKVPLKLESSASVFSENFEEGNDFSESSNYKIKQAPEGCHLGSLLEEDVKSNLDKGPPIPQDQMDLDNSASSHVAAKPKMLKENDKSSDRELEETVKTHLSFSKVKTHLSNLHFSGSLRETEQDSKLNESEQLLEMRVSPSCHTSNFCTQQNTYKHSNAHLPGQLPELPPHQAPEQGGVSYINDGPGKVKRERSFERSDLFRVQNGNMETLPRETVVKEVKPQALPFLHVVSKDGSTALQWPTELLLFTKTEPCISYGCNPLYFDFRLSLNHRDGKQHETNKESCKEHSINKNADENEASGLIKHKQMSNEQDNQLLKPKKMKGSLNPRKAKQKAESDIGKQMNENGQKYISYYLNENIPKVPAYLDVSQKVYMREKILHTTTLRRSLKHHFHNCERKKHSIRNESISFSAFMSRIKKSKAAKCHLIYSEGKHENQNDCRSIQDLASCSGDISDNGKDSGGSFLSFKSSLNNRYSENEGCGSYMRCWRFSSPQKSSSDRHSSYSDTSISSTSTYIRSSSSPTSSNHSRNHLLFGCKRKSKIAERHKHKHRKHNCIFTSDDADEDYLCHIRSQKTRNCSQKGTIKYQWCLRHRVLHHRDRSKHSRHRHRHFGKGHSRSRSYHISKSSSTRDSRSSERSSSCRISRGSSSQSFSKNNCENKQKDNAEGDSNTEPGKAETTHYHSLNVNCQLKKKDTCSSETLAKDIEGKRKSLSAQLLLERVQCKKTQEQMHCSERFSNSCGIELKDHSQSHFELQFSSSVDDAAMLPLPEKLLSIDKNDTGHNEISSVENCENKNNFEASEITNVGLSTGTDYDHCLFKDLIQIGTGYQSASMKRNTAIKEQSNLLISEVQPFIQSCDPVPNDFPGAFPSNKYSVVANSTETKEELHDVNMDLNQADGSSDSLCDNAMQKYNETVNDLEVYNKASSPPLTQQPITFSPEEIDKYRLLQLQAQQHMQKQLLAKHLKVLRAPGPAAFSATPAVPTVPVQQHATVTTIHHTLLQRFAVSASVHPHTSHLSLTHLHPLSHAHFSPVSLSALAPALIPTHAALLTGHPLHVVSATPIHPSPLNFPALPHAAYIPAFFAPHLTAATSAIHPNPLIHPLFQGQDPHHHSCSSPTQQLPTIKDVFGVSSYLS, from the exons AGAttgaaagatttaaaacaaaggGAATTTGCTCGAAATGTGGCTTCAAAGTCATGGAAAGatgagaagaaacaggaaaaagcacTCAAGCGGCTCCACCAGCTCGCAGAGTTACGGAAGCAGTCAGAATG CATCACAGAAAATGGACCAATGCTTAAAGCCCCCAGATTAGTTGTGGAAAAGGAGCAATCACCAGATGAAATTTTCCTATACAAGGGTGGCAAATTCATGACCGGTACTCAAACCACGGCCATGGGTGAAGGACAAGGTTTCCCCAGGAGCATATTAGAGAAACAGCAGCTTATCATTAGCAGGCACCGGTCACCTACTGAGAGACTCAACATGGTTGGAAATCAAGTCTCACGAGTGTTCCCACGTAGCACCAGTGCTTCTCAAAGGACAGGAGTGTCTTTCTCATTCTCTAAAAAAGTCCCTTTGAAGCTCGAGTCTTCAGCCTCAGTCTTCAGTGAGAATTTTGAAGAAGGAAATGATTTTAGTGAATCCTCCAActataaaataaagcaagctCCTGAGGGCTGTCATCTTGGCTCACTTTTGGAGGAGGATGTAAAATCAAACCTGGATAAAGGGCCACCTATTCCACAAGACCAAATGGATTTGGATAACAGTGCATCAAGTCATGTAGCTGCCAAACCTAAAATGCTAAAGGAAAATGATAAAAGCAGTGATAGAGAATTAGAAGAAACAGTCAAAACTCATCTTTCATTTTCCAAAGTCAAAACTCATCtttcaaatttgcatttttctggtTCACTTAGAGAAACAGAGCAAGACAGTAAATTGAATGAGTCTGAGCAATTGTTAGAAATGCGTGTTTCACCTTCATGCCACACTAGCAATTTTTGTACACAGCAGAACACCTACAAGCACAGCaatgcccacctgcctggccagtTACCAGAGCTCCCACCACATCAAGCGCCTGAGCAGGGAGGTGTAAGCTACATTAATGACGGTCCTGGGAAGGTCAAAAGAGAGCGATCTTTTGAGAGGTCAGATCTTTTCAGAGTTCAGAATGGGAATATGGAAACGCTTCCAAGGGAGACTGTGGTTAAAGAGGTTAAGCCCCAAGCATTGCCTTTTCTTCATGTAGTGAGCAAAGATGGCAGCACTGCTCTGCAGTGGCCCACAGAACTACTTTTGTTTACAAAAACTGAGCCCTGCATTTCATATGGCTGTAATCCATTATATTTTGACTTCAGGCTCTCTTTAAACCACAGAGATGGTAAACAGCatgaaacaaacaaagaaagctGTAAAGAGCACTCTATAAATAAGAATGCAGATGAAAATGAAGCCTCAGGTTTAATAAAACACAAGCAAATGTCAAATGAACAAGATAATcagttgttgaaaccaaagaagaTGAAAGGTTCCCTAAACCCAAGAAAGGCCAAGCAAAAAGCTGAGTCAGATATAGGGaaacaaatgaatgaaaatggTCAAAAATACATTTCGTATTATTTGAACGAAAATATACCCAAAGTGCCTGCTTACCTTGATGTCTCACAAAAGGTTTATATGAGAGAAAAAATTCTTCATACAACAACACTGAGAAGATCTTTAAAGCATCATTTTCACAACTGTGAAAGAAAGAAGCATAGCATTAGAAAtgaaagtatttccttttctgcttttatgtCTAGGATTAAAAAATCTAAGGCTGCAAAATGTCATTTGATTTATTctgaaggaaaacatgaaaacCAAAATGACTGCAGATCTATTCAAGACTTGGCCAGCTGCAGTGGTGACATAAGTGACAATGGAAAAGATTCTGGTGGAAGTTTCCTTAGTTTTAAATCCAGTTTGAACAACAGATATTCAGAAAATGAAGGATGTGGAAGTTATATGAGATGTTGGAGATTCTCCTCCCCTCAGAAGTCCTCCTCTGACAGACATTCTAGCTATTCTGACACTTCTATTAGTAGTACAAGTACCTACATAAGGAGTTCCTCTAGTCCCACCTCGAGCAATCACAGTAGAAATCATTTGCTCTTTGgttgcaaaagaaaaagcaagatagCTGAAAGGCACAAACATAAGCACAGAAAGCACAACTGCATATTCACTTCTGATGATGCAGATGAGGATTACCTTTGCCATATTCGTAGTCAAAAAACTAGAAACTGTTCACAGAAGGGCACAATTAAGTATCAATGGTGTTTAAGACATAGAGTTTTACACCATAGAGACAGATCTAAACATAGCAGACACAGACACCGGCATTTTGGCAAAGGGCATAGCAGAAGTAGAAGCTACCATATCTCCAAAAGTTCTTCCACCAGAGATTCAAGAAGCAGTGAAAGATCATCTAGTTGCAGAATATCAAGAGGTAGCAGTTCACAATCCTTCTCAAAAAACAACTGTGAGAACAAACAAAAGGACAATGCAGAAGGAGATTCTAATACTGAACCAGGAAAAGCTGAAACTACACATTATCACTCTCTGAATGTAaattgtcagttaaaaaaaaaggatacctGCTCTTCTGAAACCTTAGCAAAAGAcatagagggaaaaagaaagtcacTGTCAGCCCAGCTGCTTTTAGAAAGAGTGCAATGCAAGAAAACCCAGGAACAAATGCACTGTTCAGAAAGATTTTCAAACAGTTGTGGGATAGAATTAAAGGATCACTCACAAAGTCACTTTGAGCTTCAGTTTTCATCATCAGTAGATGACGCAGCAATGTTACCTTTGCCAGAGAAACTCCTAAGCATAGATAAAAATGATACAGGGCATAATGAAATCAGTTCAGTGGAAAACTGTGAGAACAAAAACAACTTTGAAGCTTCAGAGATAACTAATGTTGGTCTTTCAACAGGCACTGATTATGATCATTGTCTTTTTAAAGACCTCATTCAAATAGGAACAGGCTATCAGAGCGCAAGCATGAAAAGGAACACAGCAATAAAGGAACAATCCAATCTCTTAATTAGTGAAGTACAGCCCTTTATACAAAGCTGTGACCCAGTACCAAATGATTTCCCTGGTGCTTTTCCCTCTAATAAATATTCTGTTGTTGCTAATTCAACAGAGACCAAAGAAGAACTACATGATGTAAACATGGACTTGAACCAAGCGGACGGCAGTTCAGACTCTCTTTGTGACAATGCTATGCAGAAGTACAATGAAACAGTAAATGACCTAGAAGTGTACAATAAAGCCAGTTCCCCTCCTTTAACACAGCAGCCTATAACATTTTCACCAGAGGAAATAGATAAATATAGGTTGCTCCAGCTGCAAGCTCAGCAGCATATGCAGAAACAACTTCTGGCAAAACACCTTAAAGTTTTGCGTGCCCCAGGACCAGCTGCCTTCTCTGCAACACCAGCAGTTCCCACTGTCCCCGTTCAGCAGCACGCTACTGTCACCACCATTCACCACACGCTGCTGCAACGCTTTGCTGTCTCAGCATCAGTACATCCCCACACCAGCCATCTCTCCCTCACACACCTCCATCCGCTCTCTCATGCGCATTTCTCCCCCGTATCACTTTCCGCTTTAGCACCAGCCCTCATTCCCACCCATGCCGCTCTGTTGACAGGTCACCCCTTACATGTGGTCTCAGCTACCCCCATTCACCCTTCCCCACTGAACTTCCCAGCATTGCCACATGCTGCATATATCCCAGCTTTCTTTGCCCCACACCTGACTGCAGCCACCTCTGCTATACATCCAAATCCCTTAATTCATCCTTTATTCCAAGGACAAGATCCCCACCACCATTCTTGCTCTAGCCCAACCCAACAGTTACCCACAATAAAAGACGTTTTCGGTGTTTCTAGCTATTTAAGCTAG
- the ZNF804B gene encoding zinc finger protein 804B isoform X2, producing the protein MQTAHEMSEDYAEKEKAAAKALEDVKANFYCELCDKQYHKHQEFDNHINSYDHAHKQRLKDLKQREFARNVASKSWKDEKKQEKALKRLHQLAELRKQSECITENGPMLKAPRLVVEKEQSPDEIFLYKGGKFMTGTQTTAMGEGQGFPRSILEKQQLIISRHRSPTERLNMVGNQVSRVFPRSTSASQRTGVSFSFSKKVPLKLESSASVFSENFEEGNDFSESSNYKIKQAPEGCHLGSLLEEDVKSNLDKGPPIPQDQMDLDNSASSHVAAKPKMLKENDKSSDRELEETVKTHLSFSKVKTHLSNLHFSGSLRETEQDSKLNESEQLLEMRVSPSCHTSNFCTQQNTYKHSNAHLPGQLPELPPHQAPEQGGVSYINDGPGKVKRERSFERSDLFRVQNGNMETLPRETVVKEVKPQALPFLHVVSKDGSTALQWPTELLLFTKTEPCISYGCNPLYFDFRLSLNHRDGKQHETNKESCKEHSINKNADENEASGLIKHKQMSNEQDNQLLKPKKMKGSLNPRKAKQKAESDIGKQMNENGQKYISYYLNENIPKVPAYLDVSQKVYMREKILHTTTLRRSLKHHFHNCERKKHSIRNESISFSAFMSRIKKSKAAKCHLIYSEGKHENQNDCRSIQDLASCSGDISDNGKDSGGSFLSFKSSLNNRYSENEGCGSYMRCWRFSSPQKSSSDRHSSYSDTSISSTSTYIRSSSSPTSSNHSRNHLLFGCKRKSKIAERHKHKHRKHNCIFTSDDADEDYLCHIRSQKTRNCSQKGTIKYQWCLRHRVLHHRDRSKHSRHRHRHFGKGHSRSRSYHISKSSSTRDSRSSERSSSCRISRGSSSQSFSKNNCENKQKDNAEGDSNTEPGKAETTHYHSLNVNCQLKKKDTCSSETLAKDIEGKRKSLSAQLLLERVQCKKTQEQMHCSERFSNSCGIELKDHSQSHFELQFSSSVDDAAMLPLPEKLLSIDKNDTGHNEISSVENCENKNNFEASEITNVGLSTGTDYDHCLFKDLIQIGTGYQSASMKRNTAIKEQSNLLISEVQPFIQSCDPVPNDFPGAFPSNKYSVVANSTETKEELHDVNMDLNQADGSSDSLCDNAMQKYNETVNDLEVYNKASSPPLTQQPITFSPEEIDKYRLLQLQAQQHMQKQLLAKHLKVLRAPGPAAFSATPAVPTVPVQQHATVTTIHHTLLQRFAVSASVHPHTSHLSLTHLHPLSHAHFSPVSLSALAPALIPTHAALLTGHPLHVVSATPIHPSPLNFPALPHAAYIPAFFAPHLTAATSAIHPNPLIHPLFQGQDPHHHSCSSPTQQLPTIKDVFGVSSYLS; encoded by the exons AGAttgaaagatttaaaacaaaggGAATTTGCTCGAAATGTGGCTTCAAAGTCATGGAAAGatgagaagaaacaggaaaaagcacTCAAGCGGCTCCACCAGCTCGCAGAGTTACGGAAGCAGTCAGAATG CATCACAGAAAATGGACCAATGCTTAAAGCCCCCAGATTAGTTGTGGAAAAGGAGCAATCACCAGATGAAATTTTCCTATACAAGGGTGGCAAATTCATGACCGGTACTCAAACCACGGCCATGGGTGAAGGACAAGGTTTCCCCAGGAGCATATTAGAGAAACAGCAGCTTATCATTAGCAGGCACCGGTCACCTACTGAGAGACTCAACATGGTTGGAAATCAAGTCTCACGAGTGTTCCCACGTAGCACCAGTGCTTCTCAAAGGACAGGAGTGTCTTTCTCATTCTCTAAAAAAGTCCCTTTGAAGCTCGAGTCTTCAGCCTCAGTCTTCAGTGAGAATTTTGAAGAAGGAAATGATTTTAGTGAATCCTCCAActataaaataaagcaagctCCTGAGGGCTGTCATCTTGGCTCACTTTTGGAGGAGGATGTAAAATCAAACCTGGATAAAGGGCCACCTATTCCACAAGACCAAATGGATTTGGATAACAGTGCATCAAGTCATGTAGCTGCCAAACCTAAAATGCTAAAGGAAAATGATAAAAGCAGTGATAGAGAATTAGAAGAAACAGTCAAAACTCATCTTTCATTTTCCAAAGTCAAAACTCATCtttcaaatttgcatttttctggtTCACTTAGAGAAACAGAGCAAGACAGTAAATTGAATGAGTCTGAGCAATTGTTAGAAATGCGTGTTTCACCTTCATGCCACACTAGCAATTTTTGTACACAGCAGAACACCTACAAGCACAGCaatgcccacctgcctggccagtTACCAGAGCTCCCACCACATCAAGCGCCTGAGCAGGGAGGTGTAAGCTACATTAATGACGGTCCTGGGAAGGTCAAAAGAGAGCGATCTTTTGAGAGGTCAGATCTTTTCAGAGTTCAGAATGGGAATATGGAAACGCTTCCAAGGGAGACTGTGGTTAAAGAGGTTAAGCCCCAAGCATTGCCTTTTCTTCATGTAGTGAGCAAAGATGGCAGCACTGCTCTGCAGTGGCCCACAGAACTACTTTTGTTTACAAAAACTGAGCCCTGCATTTCATATGGCTGTAATCCATTATATTTTGACTTCAGGCTCTCTTTAAACCACAGAGATGGTAAACAGCatgaaacaaacaaagaaagctGTAAAGAGCACTCTATAAATAAGAATGCAGATGAAAATGAAGCCTCAGGTTTAATAAAACACAAGCAAATGTCAAATGAACAAGATAATcagttgttgaaaccaaagaagaTGAAAGGTTCCCTAAACCCAAGAAAGGCCAAGCAAAAAGCTGAGTCAGATATAGGGaaacaaatgaatgaaaatggTCAAAAATACATTTCGTATTATTTGAACGAAAATATACCCAAAGTGCCTGCTTACCTTGATGTCTCACAAAAGGTTTATATGAGAGAAAAAATTCTTCATACAACAACACTGAGAAGATCTTTAAAGCATCATTTTCACAACTGTGAAAGAAAGAAGCATAGCATTAGAAAtgaaagtatttccttttctgcttttatgtCTAGGATTAAAAAATCTAAGGCTGCAAAATGTCATTTGATTTATTctgaaggaaaacatgaaaacCAAAATGACTGCAGATCTATTCAAGACTTGGCCAGCTGCAGTGGTGACATAAGTGACAATGGAAAAGATTCTGGTGGAAGTTTCCTTAGTTTTAAATCCAGTTTGAACAACAGATATTCAGAAAATGAAGGATGTGGAAGTTATATGAGATGTTGGAGATTCTCCTCCCCTCAGAAGTCCTCCTCTGACAGACATTCTAGCTATTCTGACACTTCTATTAGTAGTACAAGTACCTACATAAGGAGTTCCTCTAGTCCCACCTCGAGCAATCACAGTAGAAATCATTTGCTCTTTGgttgcaaaagaaaaagcaagatagCTGAAAGGCACAAACATAAGCACAGAAAGCACAACTGCATATTCACTTCTGATGATGCAGATGAGGATTACCTTTGCCATATTCGTAGTCAAAAAACTAGAAACTGTTCACAGAAGGGCACAATTAAGTATCAATGGTGTTTAAGACATAGAGTTTTACACCATAGAGACAGATCTAAACATAGCAGACACAGACACCGGCATTTTGGCAAAGGGCATAGCAGAAGTAGAAGCTACCATATCTCCAAAAGTTCTTCCACCAGAGATTCAAGAAGCAGTGAAAGATCATCTAGTTGCAGAATATCAAGAGGTAGCAGTTCACAATCCTTCTCAAAAAACAACTGTGAGAACAAACAAAAGGACAATGCAGAAGGAGATTCTAATACTGAACCAGGAAAAGCTGAAACTACACATTATCACTCTCTGAATGTAaattgtcagttaaaaaaaaaggatacctGCTCTTCTGAAACCTTAGCAAAAGAcatagagggaaaaagaaagtcacTGTCAGCCCAGCTGCTTTTAGAAAGAGTGCAATGCAAGAAAACCCAGGAACAAATGCACTGTTCAGAAAGATTTTCAAACAGTTGTGGGATAGAATTAAAGGATCACTCACAAAGTCACTTTGAGCTTCAGTTTTCATCATCAGTAGATGACGCAGCAATGTTACCTTTGCCAGAGAAACTCCTAAGCATAGATAAAAATGATACAGGGCATAATGAAATCAGTTCAGTGGAAAACTGTGAGAACAAAAACAACTTTGAAGCTTCAGAGATAACTAATGTTGGTCTTTCAACAGGCACTGATTATGATCATTGTCTTTTTAAAGACCTCATTCAAATAGGAACAGGCTATCAGAGCGCAAGCATGAAAAGGAACACAGCAATAAAGGAACAATCCAATCTCTTAATTAGTGAAGTACAGCCCTTTATACAAAGCTGTGACCCAGTACCAAATGATTTCCCTGGTGCTTTTCCCTCTAATAAATATTCTGTTGTTGCTAATTCAACAGAGACCAAAGAAGAACTACATGATGTAAACATGGACTTGAACCAAGCGGACGGCAGTTCAGACTCTCTTTGTGACAATGCTATGCAGAAGTACAATGAAACAGTAAATGACCTAGAAGTGTACAATAAAGCCAGTTCCCCTCCTTTAACACAGCAGCCTATAACATTTTCACCAGAGGAAATAGATAAATATAGGTTGCTCCAGCTGCAAGCTCAGCAGCATATGCAGAAACAACTTCTGGCAAAACACCTTAAAGTTTTGCGTGCCCCAGGACCAGCTGCCTTCTCTGCAACACCAGCAGTTCCCACTGTCCCCGTTCAGCAGCACGCTACTGTCACCACCATTCACCACACGCTGCTGCAACGCTTTGCTGTCTCAGCATCAGTACATCCCCACACCAGCCATCTCTCCCTCACACACCTCCATCCGCTCTCTCATGCGCATTTCTCCCCCGTATCACTTTCCGCTTTAGCACCAGCCCTCATTCCCACCCATGCCGCTCTGTTGACAGGTCACCCCTTACATGTGGTCTCAGCTACCCCCATTCACCCTTCCCCACTGAACTTCCCAGCATTGCCACATGCTGCATATATCCCAGCTTTCTTTGCCCCACACCTGACTGCAGCCACCTCTGCTATACATCCAAATCCCTTAATTCATCCTTTATTCCAAGGACAAGATCCCCACCACCATTCTTGCTCTAGCCCAACCCAACAGTTACCCACAATAAAAGACGTTTTCGGTGTTTCTAGCTATTTAAGCTAG